The following proteins are encoded in a genomic region of Nitrospirota bacterium:
- a CDS encoding hydrogenase, translating to MLLLVTTFAIVSQRRLSACVDLFALQSVFLALTAAVVAFLTGIDHIYVAALLTILIKAIIIPLILKRVIERLNVTRELVLNINIPASLIISGALVILALSVTQPIKELGFLLTKDSLAIALAIILIGFFTMISRRKAVTQVVGFLVVENGIFLGATAAAYGMPLIVELGVFFDVLVAGLIIGIYTHRLKDAFDSVDVSKLTGMKE from the coding sequence ATGCTCCTTTTGGTGACGACCTTTGCCATTGTTTCACAACGAAGACTTTCCGCCTGTGTGGATCTCTTCGCTTTGCAGTCGGTGTTTCTTGCCCTAACCGCGGCCGTTGTGGCTTTTTTAACAGGCATCGATCACATTTATGTGGCCGCGCTTCTTACGATTCTCATTAAGGCCATCATTATCCCGCTGATCTTAAAGAGGGTTATTGAACGCCTGAATGTGACCCGCGAGCTGGTCTTAAACATCAATATTCCCGCGTCGCTCATCATCAGCGGGGCGCTGGTCATTTTAGCCCTCTCCGTTACACAGCCGATTAAAGAGCTAGGATTCCTCCTGACCAAAGATTCTCTTGCCATAGCCCTGGCGATTATCCTGATTGGTTTCTTTACCATGATTTCCCGGCGAAAGGCGGTGACGCAGGTTGTTGGTTTTCTGGTCGTGGAAAACGGAATATTTTTGGGGGCGACCGCAGCGGCCTACGGCATGCCGCTCATCGTGGAACTCGGTGTTTTCTTCGATGTTTTGGTAGCCGGCCTGATTATTGGAATCTACACCCATCGGCTCAAGGATGCTTTCGACAGCGTGGATGTCAGTAAACTCACAGGAATGAAGGAGTAA
- a CDS encoding NADH-quinone oxidoreductase subunit H: MIKIVVIAILQAVVVLLVSPFVVGLIRKVKARLQCRRGPGLIQPYYDLSKLFQKEIVVSSYTSWIFTATPYILFSSTLTASLLVPTFLSQVPFNFAGDIITVVYLLALGTFFLMLAGLDAGSSFGGMGSSREAIVAALTEPATILSIFAVGLTAGSTNLSTIVHKMALSHGIMSDPPPHLLALAALFIVTLAETGRVPVDNPATHLELTMIHEAMILEYSGRYLALIEWASALKLLLFLTLLSNIFVPWGIATEMNPLGMVLGTAAWLLKVSGLAVLVSVIESMFAKLRLFRITELLGVAFILSLLSLIFYYILRV, encoded by the coding sequence ATGATCAAAATTGTTGTCATTGCGATCCTGCAGGCTGTTGTGGTTCTCCTTGTTTCACCTTTTGTGGTCGGGCTTATTCGCAAGGTAAAAGCGCGGCTCCAATGCCGTCGGGGCCCCGGTTTGATTCAGCCTTATTATGACCTGTCCAAGCTGTTCCAAAAGGAGATTGTGGTCTCGTCTTATACTTCCTGGATTTTCACCGCGACACCCTATATCCTCTTTTCCTCCACCCTCACAGCCAGTCTGCTGGTGCCCACCTTTCTATCGCAAGTCCCTTTTAACTTTGCCGGGGACATCATCACGGTGGTCTACCTGTTAGCGCTTGGAACGTTTTTCCTCATGCTGGCCGGCCTGGATGCCGGATCATCCTTTGGAGGGATGGGAAGCAGCCGGGAAGCGATTGTGGCGGCGTTGACAGAACCCGCGACGATCCTTTCTATTTTCGCGGTAGGACTGACCGCCGGGTCCACGAACTTAAGCACGATTGTCCATAAAATGGCTCTCTCCCACGGAATCATGTCCGATCCACCGCCGCATCTGCTGGCTCTGGCGGCGTTGTTCATTGTGACCCTGGCCGAGACCGGCCGCGTTCCGGTGGACAATCCCGCGACGCACCTTGAACTGACAATGATTCATGAAGCCATGATCCTCGAATATTCAGGCCGCTATCTCGCTCTGATCGAATGGGCCTCGGCTTTGAAACTTCTTCTGTTTCTGACCCTCCTGAGTAATATTTTCGTTCCATGGGGGATTGCGACGGAGATGAATCCTCTTGGGATGGTCTTGGGAACAGCCGCGTGGTTATTAAAGGTTTCAGGGCTTGCCGTCCTTGTCAGTGTGATTGAATCCATGTTTGCCAAACTTCGTTTATTTCGGATTACAGAATTGCTGGGAGTCGCGTTTATTTTGTCTCTCCTTTCTCTTATCTTCTACTATATTTTGAGGGTGTAA